The Natrinema caseinilyticum genomic sequence TCGAGTCGTCGGTGCGGAGTCGAGGTGTCATTCCGCGGTCTCGTGATCGTCGGCGTCGTCGCGCTCGGTCGTCCCCGTATCTGTCGTCTCGACCTCCGCGTCGTCCTCGAATTCGACGACGTCGCCGTCCGGACCGGGTTCGTCGGCCGCGGTCGGTGTCGTGTCGTCGACGGTGATCGTGACTGGTTCCATCGCTTCCTCGAGGTCGGCTTCGGATTCCCGGCCGCCGTCCCGGTCGAGAACGCGATCCAGCGTGAAGATGGTGTTCAGTTCCCGCTGGACTTGATCGACGACGCCGCCGACGAGTTCGCTCGGGTGAATCGCCGTGTACTCGTACGGGTTGTTTCCGGCACCCTCGCTCGCTCGCTTCTCTCTCGTGACGCGGTCCTCGTCGTGAAGTTCCGCGAGCGCCTCGCGGACCGTGCTCGGATAGAGGCCGGTCCCTTTCGCGACTTCTTCGGAGGTGCTCCCGGGAGTCGCGAGGAGGTACACGTAGATCTTCGCGCGGGTCTCGGTGTCCAGGATCCACGAAAGCAGGTCGACGATCCGCTGATCGAGCTCCTCGACGGCCGCGTTTCGGCCGGGTCCGTCCGCGTCGGTCTCGACGAAATCGGCCGGTTGCTCGAGCGATTCGTCTCTCTCGTCCGCGGCATCGACCGGTTGCTCGTCAGTGTCGTCGGAACTCATGTGTTCACTCGTACAGGACGAAGTCTCGCGCGGAGTTAAACCTTTGCGGGGGTGTTCACTCGGTGTTCAGAAGAAGGGATTCGCACAGCGCGTCGGGGCCCTCCGCTTCGAACAACTGACGCTGTCGGTCCGCGCCGCTCTCGCGCTCGTAGACGCGTTTGATGCCGTCGATTCCGAGCCGCTCACACTCCCGGTCGACGAGTTCGCCGAGGCCGACGGTCCCGTCGAGGTCGCGGTCGATGAACGACGCGTCCTGTCCGTACCGGATGGCCCGCCACTTGTTTTCGTCGAGCAGTTCCCGTCGGTGTCGGTGACCGCTCGCTCCGTCTTCGTACTCCGCTGCCAACGCCTCGACGAGCGCGTGGGCGTACTCGACGAACGCCAGGACGGTGTCGGGGTCGGCTTGACTGTCCGGCGTCCGAATTTCGACGGTCCCGTGGGCGGTGTGCGGTCGAACGTCGTACCAGAGTTCGCCCCGATCGTTGATCGATTCGGTTTCGAGCATCACGCGTTCGAACCGGTCGAACGCCTCGAAATCCGCGAAGTGGGTCGGCATGCCGGTATTCGGCAGCGCCTCGAAAATTTTCGCACGCGCGGACTGGAGCCCCGTGTCGAAGCCGTTCCAGAACGGCGAATTCGCCGACAGCGCGAGCATGATGGGCACGAACCACCGCAGTTCGTTCGCGATCCAGACCGCCTTATCCGCGTCGTCGACCCCGACGTGAACGTGGACCCCGGCAGTCGTGTTCCGGTGCTGTGGATACTGGATTCGGTCGAGTTGTGCCCGGTACCGGGGTTTTTCGGCGTGCTCGAGTTCTCGCCACTTCGCGAGGGGATGGAGGCCGGCGGCGGCGATCTCGTAGCCGTGTGCGTGCGCGTGGTCGACCAGCGCCCGTCGGATAGCGAGCAGCGACTCGCGCGCGTCCGCCGGGTCCTCGATCAACGGGGTCTGTGTCTCGATGACGAACTTGAACAGTTCGTGATCGAGTCGCCCCTCGAGAATTTCGGGCGGGTCGTGTTCGTAGACGAGTTCGTCGGTCCCGCTCGTGGGACGGCCGTCCTCGTCGACGACGAAGTACTCCTCTTCGATCCCCAGCGTCCCCATGTGCGTAAACGATTCTCGCGACCCGCGTTCCATCGTATCGTGCATTCGTCGCCGATAATAAATACAATTTGGAGTCGGTTCGTACGGCCGGAACCTCGAGCCCGATCGAACTGGCTCTCGATCGTCGGCAGTTCAGGACGACACCGTTTCGGTTTCGGGTTCGACGTCCGACTCGTCGCCGCGGAGTTTGAACTTCTGAACTTTGCCGCTCGGGTTCTTCGGAAGTTCGTCGACGAAGTAGTACGTTCGCGGTCGCTTGAAGTCAGCGAGGTGATCGCTCTCGAGCGCGAACGCATCGAGGTCCCCCGCGGTGACGTCGGCGGTGGAGACGACGTACGCGACGACCGTTTCGCCCCACTCCTCGTCCGGTTCGCCGAGGACGGCGGCTTCTTCGACGGCGTCGTGCGTGAACAGGACGTCTTCGACTTCGGTCGGATAGATGTTTTCGCCGCCGGAAACGATCATGTCGTCTTTCCGGTCGACGACGTAGAGGTAGCCGTCGTCGTCTTGATAGCCGAGGTCGCCGGTGTAGTACCACGTCGTCCCGTCGGCTTCGCGCAGCGACTCCGCGGTCGCCTCGGGGCGGTTCCAGTACTCGCGCATCGTACACGGGCTCGCGATCACTATCTCCCCGACCTCGCCCCGCTCGACTTCCCGGTCCGGGTCCGCGTCGGGCTCGACGATGCGGATGCGGTGATTGAGCCCCGGCAGTCCGGCCGAACCCTGTTTCGAGAGCTGATCTTCCGGGGGCTGAAAGACGCCGGCGGGGCCGATTTCGGTCATCCCATACGCCTGCAGGTAGTCGTCACAGAGGTACTCCCGACAGTTCTCGAGGACCTGTTCGGGCATCGGCGCTGCGCCGTACAGTCCGAGCCGGAGCGACGACGTGTCGACGTCCATTTCGGCGGCCGTCAGCGAGAGCGCGTTCCAGGCGGTCGGTGCGGCAAACAGGAGCGTTACGTCGTGGTCTGCGATCGCCTCGAGGACCGCGTCCGGTTCGAACTCGTGGTGGATCACGTTCGCCGCGCCGCGGTGGACTCTCGGGAAGAGATTACAGTGAAGTTCGGCGCAGTGGTACAGCGGCATCATCGAGAGGCCGACGTCGTCGCGGGTGAGGTTCGACTCCGCGATGCACAGCAGATTGTGTTCCACCATATCCCGGTGTTCGTGGACGACACCCTTCGGGCGGCCCGTCGTTCCCGACGTGTAAATGAACGCGTACACGTCGGTTTCGTCGACGCGGACGTCGGGCCGATCGGTCGATTCCGACTCGAGCAGGTCGTAGAAGCCGGTCGCGTCCGCCGGGACCTCCTCGCTGTCGTCGTCGATGAACACG encodes the following:
- a CDS encoding glutamate--cysteine ligase, with protein sequence MERGSRESFTHMGTLGIEEEYFVVDEDGRPTSGTDELVYEHDPPEILEGRLDHELFKFVIETQTPLIEDPADARESLLAIRRALVDHAHAHGYEIAAAGLHPLAKWRELEHAEKPRYRAQLDRIQYPQHRNTTAGVHVHVGVDDADKAVWIANELRWFVPIMLALSANSPFWNGFDTGLQSARAKIFEALPNTGMPTHFADFEAFDRFERVMLETESINDRGELWYDVRPHTAHGTVEIRTPDSQADPDTVLAFVEYAHALVEALAAEYEDGASGHRHRRELLDENKWRAIRYGQDASFIDRDLDGTVGLGELVDRECERLGIDGIKRVYERESGADRQRQLFEAEGPDALCESLLLNTE
- a CDS encoding helix-turn-helix domain-containing protein — encoded protein: MSSDDTDEQPVDAADERDESLEQPADFVETDADGPGRNAAVEELDQRIVDLLSWILDTETRAKIYVYLLATPGSTSEEVAKGTGLYPSTVREALAELHDEDRVTREKRASEGAGNNPYEYTAIHPSELVGGVVDQVQRELNTIFTLDRVLDRDGGRESEADLEEAMEPVTITVDDTTPTAADEPGPDGDVVEFEDDAEVETTDTGTTERDDADDHETAE
- a CDS encoding fatty acid--CoA ligase, which encodes MSEHPTLGDTLEGTVERHPDRDAIVYPRKDQRWTYAEFDDRVNRLANALLEAGIEKGDRVATVLYNGSEMALTVYACSKIGAVFTPLNFRLPAGEIEYIVNDAEAEMVLFESATREAVEGARPSLETVEEYVFIDDDSEEVPADATGFYDLLESESTDRPDVRVDETDVYAFIYTSGTTGRPKGVVHEHRDMVEHNLLCIAESNLTRDDVGLSMMPLYHCAELHCNLFPRVHRGAANVIHHEFEPDAVLEAIADHDVTLLFAAPTAWNALSLTAAEMDVDTSSLRLGLYGAAPMPEQVLENCREYLCDDYLQAYGMTEIGPAGVFQPPEDQLSKQGSAGLPGLNHRIRIVEPDADPDREVERGEVGEIVIASPCTMREYWNRPEATAESLREADGTTWYYTGDLGYQDDDGYLYVVDRKDDMIVSGGENIYPTEVEDVLFTHDAVEEAAVLGEPDEEWGETVVAYVVSTADVTAGDLDAFALESDHLADFKRPRTYYFVDELPKNPSGKVQKFKLRGDESDVEPETETVSS